The proteins below are encoded in one region of Haladaptatus sp. R4:
- a CDS encoding Hsp20/alpha crystallin family protein, with the protein MERYTPFEDMDRMFEQMRARMWGVSDLRQDLQGHSHGGTHLDLKEHDGEFILVADLPGFEKEEIEVSFNDDALTVAGKHEVSGDDFNRARELSERVTLPKSVEKDGIEATYRNGVLEVRLPIAETETDDGDRIEISD; encoded by the coding sequence ATGGAACGATACACTCCCTTCGAGGACATGGACCGAATGTTCGAACAGATGCGCGCCCGCATGTGGGGCGTGAGCGACCTGCGGCAGGACCTACAAGGCCACTCCCACGGCGGCACGCACTTGGACCTGAAAGAGCACGACGGTGAATTCATCCTCGTGGCCGACCTCCCCGGATTCGAGAAGGAGGAAATCGAAGTCTCATTCAACGACGACGCGCTGACTGTCGCCGGAAAACACGAGGTGTCGGGTGACGACTTCAACCGTGCCCGCGAACTCTCGGAACGCGTGACCCTGCCCAAGTCGGTCGAAAAGGACGGCATCGAGGCGACCTACCGCAACGGCGTCCTCGAAGTCAGACTCCCCATCGCCGAGACGGAAACCGACGACGGTGACCGCATCGAGATTTCGGACTGA
- the serB gene encoding phosphoserine phosphatase SerB has protein sequence MKLVAFDFDGTLSDSEMTVLLGKQVGAADEMADITARAMNDEISYAKSLRDRVSLLEGLSLEKSADAFSEVTLRPGAADILDDLADKETHVAILTGGFERGVKVALDREGVSVDTIVANRVVDDGTKLTGETEGPLIEGTKDKALRSLAEELGVDMVNTIAIGDGANDLPMLEVAGLAVGFDPKPAVAPACDTIVTHMNELHDVLVDKNAI, from the coding sequence ATGAAGCTAGTCGCGTTCGACTTCGACGGAACGCTTTCGGATTCGGAGATGACGGTCCTGCTCGGGAAACAGGTCGGTGCGGCCGACGAGATGGCCGACATCACCGCTCGTGCGATGAACGACGAAATCAGCTACGCGAAGAGCCTCCGCGACCGGGTCTCCCTCCTCGAAGGGTTGTCGCTGGAGAAGTCCGCCGACGCGTTTTCGGAGGTGACGCTCCGACCCGGCGCGGCCGACATCCTCGACGATTTGGCCGACAAGGAAACCCACGTCGCCATCCTCACGGGAGGGTTCGAACGCGGCGTCAAAGTCGCGCTCGACCGCGAGGGCGTGTCGGTGGACACCATCGTCGCCAACCGAGTCGTGGACGACGGCACGAAACTCACGGGAGAAACCGAGGGCCCGCTCATCGAGGGGACGAAGGACAAGGCGCTCAGGTCGCTCGCCGAGGAACTGGGCGTGGATATGGTGAACACCATCGCTATCGGCGACGGCGCGAACGACCTGCCGATGCTCGAAGTCGCCGGATTGGCCGTCGGCTTCGACCCCAAACCGGCCGTCGCACCCGCCTGTGATACCATCGTCACGCACATGAACGAACTGCACGACGTGTTGGTCGATAAGAACGCTATCTGA
- a CDS encoding DUF5788 family protein — protein sequence MNERQRERLLDEVDRPSGTIGKRIPEKITIQGTTVDLNAFVFECKRLETIPDGERDRIEEVKRQLKRERLERKHRIERDDISYVEGEQLVESIRGIDRAYNALEGLDSPSIGEQMRRKKLDDARELMTLVRLGR from the coding sequence ATGAACGAGCGACAGCGGGAGCGACTCCTCGACGAAGTCGACCGCCCCTCGGGAACCATCGGGAAGAGAATCCCCGAGAAGATCACCATCCAAGGAACGACCGTCGACCTGAACGCGTTCGTCTTCGAGTGCAAACGACTCGAAACGATTCCGGACGGCGAACGCGACCGTATCGAGGAGGTGAAACGGCAACTCAAGCGGGAACGCCTCGAACGAAAACACCGGATAGAACGGGACGACATTTCGTACGTAGAGGGCGAGCAACTGGTCGAGAGCATCCGGGGCATCGACCGGGCGTACAACGCGTTGGAGGGACTGGATTCACCGAGTATCGGCGAGCAGATGCGACGGAAGAAGTTGGACGATGCGCGGGAACTGATGACGTTGGTGAGATTGGGACGGTAA